One Ricinus communis isolate WT05 ecotype wild-type chromosome 1, ASM1957865v1, whole genome shotgun sequence DNA window includes the following coding sequences:
- the LOC8268800 gene encoding cytochrome P450 71B10-like, with product MKFQNQSQKENIKFMASLWLFSLLLLFPLFFFSLKKKRAKTHTKNHPPGPPSLPFIGNFHQLGVLPHQSLWQYSKKYGPVMLVKFGSVPTVIISSAEAAKELLKTHDLNSCSRPYLTSTGKLSYNHLDIAFAPYGDYWRDMRKLCVLELFSAKRVQSFEFIREEEVSLLIDSISKSSSSPVDMKEKIMTLTANITCRAAFGKNFHQGGLGHERFQEVIYEGIALMGSFFAADYFPGVGWILDRITGLHARLERNFEEFDTFYQKIIDDHIQKGRRDETQQEQDIIDVLLQLETSHREQSGAFQFSKDNIKGILMNIFLAGVETGASVLEWTMAELIKNPRVMKKAQEEVRNCIGCERRVSENKIEKLEYLKMVLKEALRLHPPGPLLAPRETTSQFSINGYDIYPKTRIQVNVSAIGRDPRIWKDPENFYPERFIDSPINYKGMNYELLPFGSGRRGCPGITMGMAIVELALANLLFCFDWDLPCNMKVEDINMEEAAGMSIHKKEPLLLLPIAYEPVLRN from the exons atgaaatTTCAAAACCAAAGCCAGAAAGAAAACATCAAATTCATGGCTTCTCTTTGGctattttctcttcttttactcttccctctattcttcttctccttgAAAAAGAAACGAGCTAAGACACATACAAAGAATCATCCCCCAGGCCCTCCTAGTCTTCCATTTATAGGCAACTTTCACCAACTTGGAGTACTGCCTCATCAATCTTTATGGCAATACTCTAAAAAATATGGTCCTGTCATGCTTGTAAAATTTGGTAGTGTTCCTACTGTTATCATCTCTTCTGCAGAAGCAGCAAAAGAACTCCTCAAAACTCATGATCTCAACAGTTGTAGCAGACCTTATTTGACTAGTACTGGAAAGCTATCTTACAACCATCTTGATATAGCTTTTGCACCTTATGGAGATTACTGGAGAGATATGAGAAAGCTTTGTGTTCTTGAACTCTTTAGTGCTAAAAGAGTGCAATCTTTTGAATTCATTAGAGAAGAAGAGGTGTCTTTGCTAATTGATTCCATTTCtaaatcttcttcttctccagtAGATATGAAGGAGAAAATTATGACCCTTACTGCAAATATAACATGTAGAGCAGCTTTCGGCAAAAATTTCCATCAAGGAGGACTTGGACATGAAAGATTTCAGGAAGTTATTTATGAAGGAATTGCTCTGATGGGAAGTTTCTTTGCAGCTGATTATTTTCCAGGTGTAGGTTGGATTCTTGATAGAATAACTGGCCTCCATGCAAGACttgaaagaaattttgaagaatttGATACTTTCTATCAGAAGATCATTGATGATCACATtcaaaaaggaagaagagatGAGACTCAACAAGAACAAGATATAATTGATGTTTTGCTTCAATTGGAGACATCTCACCGTGAACAGTCTGGAGCTTTCCAATTTTCCAAAGATAATATTAAGGGTATTCTCATG AATATCTTTCTAGCTGGAGTAGAAACTGGAGCATCAGTCTTGGAATGGACTATGGCAGAACTTATTAAAAATCCTAGAGTGATGAAGAAAGCACAAGAAGAAGTAAGAAATTGCATTGGGTGTGAAAGAAGAGtatctgaaaataaaattgaaaagcttgaatatttaaaaatggtCCTTAAAGAAGCCTTGAGATTACACCCACCAGGCCCACTGCTCGCTCCAAGAGAAACTACATCGCAATTCAGTATCAATGGCTATGATATTTATCCCAAAACTCGAATTCAAGTCAATGTATCGGCGATAGGAAGAGATCCAAGGATATGGAAAGATCCTGAAAACTTTTATCCTGAGAGATTTATAGATAGTCCTATTAATTACAAAGggatgaattatgaattattacCTTTTGGCAGTGGAAGGAGGGGCTGTCCTGGCATCACCATGGGAATGGCCATTGTAGAATTAGCACTTGCGAACCTTTTATTCTGTTTTGATTGGGATTTGCCTTGTAATATGAAGGTGGAAGATATCAACATGGAAGAAGCAGCCGGTATGTCTATTCATAAGAAAGAACCTTTGTTGCTTCTGCCAATTGCATACGAACCCGtgttaagaaattaa
- the LOC107261584 gene encoding cytochrome P450 71B34: MPLGIYWVIAFGDIVCAYMTKVCTLNSQVDIFAPIATEIIENIFLAGVETGASVLEWTMAELIKNPRVMKKAQEEVRNCIRCERRVSENKIEKLEYLKMVLKEALRLHPSCSLLGPRETISHFPINGYDIYPKTRIQVNVWATGRDPSIWKDPENFYPERFIDGPINYKGMNYELLPFGSGRRGYSAITTGMAIVELALANLLFCFDWDLPCNMKVEDINMEEAGGISIHKKEPLLLVPTAYEPVLRN, translated from the exons ATGCCTCTGGGCATATACTGGGTGATCGCCTTTGGGGACATTGTCTGCGCATATATGACTAAAGTTTGCACTTTAAACTCCCAGGTAGACATCTTTGCTCCCATTGCTACCGAGATTATCGAG AATATCTTTCTAGCTGGAGTAGAAACTGGAGCATCAGTCTTGGAATGGACTATGGCAGAACTTATTAAAAATCCTAGAGTGATGAAGAAAGCACAAGAAGAAGTAAGAAATTGCATTCGGTGTGAAAGAAGAGtatctgaaaataaaattgaaaagcttgaatatttaaaaatggtCCTTAAAGAAGCCTTGAGATTACACCCATCATGCTCACTGCTAGGTCCAAGAGAAACTATATC tcactt ccctaTCAATGGCTATGATATTTATCCCAAAACTCGAATTCAAGTCAATGTATGGGCGACAGGAAGAGATCCAAGCATATGGAAAGATCCTGAAAACTTTTATCCTGAGAGATTTATAGATGGTCCTATTAATTACAAAGggatgaattatgaattattacCCTTTGGCAGTGGAAGGAGGGGCTATTCTGCCATCACTACGGGAATGGCTATTGTGGAATTAGCACTTGCGAATCTTTTATTCTGTTTTGATTGGGATTTGCCTTGTAATATGAAGGTGGAAGATATCAACATGGAAGAAGCAGGCGGTATTTCTATTCATAAGAAAGAACCTTTGTTGCTTGTGCCAACTGCATACGAACCCGtgttaagaaattaa